A region from the Anaeromyxobacter diazotrophicus genome encodes:
- a CDS encoding RsmB/NOP family class I SAM-dependent RNA methyltransferase, with protein MTFASEARLAAVPWRALQGLAPALDAPLAAVLASEPAERVVDRFLRAHRELPAEARAAAKEAIYGVAVWRRRLGWHAGAEVPEASQPLCPTGGKGRERGPSRLLLAALVRDLGGVAGAEELLELRPGTLPPPRPPPDDPAIRFSFPDWLWAAMERELGPEAPRLADALDLPGPVCLRPNGLRTTPAALAARLAAEGVATAPGRLAPSALLVTSPRPNVYGLAAWREGLLEVQDEASQLAGALVEARPGEELLDLCAGAGGKTLLLAAAVAPGGAVDACDLDPERLRRLSERARRAGAGELVRVAGAAPPAGATYDAALVDAPCSELGALRRGPDQRFRLDPAAFAPLPGLQLGLLARAAVRVRPGGRLVYATCTFRREENEEVAEAFERAHPAFAREAWRRTWPHRDGADAFFVARWRRG; from the coding sequence GTGACCTTCGCCTCCGAGGCGCGCCTCGCCGCGGTGCCGTGGCGCGCGCTCCAGGGCCTCGCCCCCGCGCTCGACGCGCCGCTCGCGGCCGTGCTGGCGAGCGAGCCGGCGGAGCGGGTGGTGGACCGCTTCCTGCGCGCGCACCGCGAGCTTCCGGCCGAGGCGCGCGCCGCTGCCAAGGAGGCGATCTACGGGGTGGCGGTGTGGCGGAGGCGGCTCGGGTGGCACGCGGGGGCCGAAGTGCCCGAGGCGTCGCAGCCCCTCTGCCCCACCGGGGGAAAGGGCAGGGAGAGGGGGCCGTCCCGCCTGCTCCTCGCCGCGCTCGTGCGCGACCTGGGCGGCGTCGCCGGCGCGGAGGAGCTGCTGGAGCTGCGCCCCGGGACGCTCCCGCCGCCGCGCCCGCCGCCGGACGACCCGGCGATCCGCTTCTCCTTCCCGGACTGGCTGTGGGCGGCGATGGAGCGCGAGCTCGGCCCGGAGGCGCCGCGGCTCGCCGACGCGCTCGACCTCCCGGGGCCGGTGTGCCTGCGGCCGAACGGGCTCCGGACCACGCCCGCCGCGCTGGCGGCGCGGCTCGCCGCCGAAGGCGTCGCCACCGCGCCGGGCCGGCTCGCCCCCTCCGCGCTCCTCGTCACCTCGCCGCGCCCGAACGTCTACGGGCTCGCCGCCTGGCGCGAGGGGCTCCTCGAGGTCCAGGACGAGGCGAGCCAGCTCGCCGGCGCGCTGGTAGAGGCGCGGCCGGGCGAGGAGCTCCTCGACCTGTGCGCCGGCGCGGGCGGGAAGACGCTCCTGCTCGCCGCGGCGGTCGCGCCGGGCGGCGCCGTGGACGCCTGCGACCTCGACCCGGAGCGGCTGCGCCGGCTCTCCGAGCGCGCGCGAAGGGCGGGCGCGGGGGAGCTCGTGCGCGTGGCCGGCGCGGCGCCGCCGGCCGGCGCCACCTACGACGCCGCGCTCGTGGACGCGCCCTGCTCCGAGCTCGGCGCGCTGCGGCGCGGCCCCGACCAGCGCTTCCGCCTCGACCCCGCGGCCTTCGCGCCGCTGCCCGGGCTGCAGCTCGGGCTGCTCGCGCGCGCCGCCGTCCGCGTCCGGCCGGGCGGCCGGCTCGTCTACGCCACCTGCACCTTCCGCCGCGAGGAGAACGAGGAGGTGGCGGAGGCGTTCGAGCGCGCGCACCCCGCCTTCGCCCGCGAGGCCTGGCGGCGGACCTGGCCGCACCGAGACGGGGCCGACGCCTTCTTCGTCGCCCGGTGGCGCCGCGGGTGA
- a CDS encoding Hsp70 family protein → MKRGAAYAVGIDLGTTHSALAYLPLGEERAAPRVLGIPQLVHPGEVADRPLLPSYLYLPHAAELADEALRLPWTPPGPAPREVVGELARAQGALTPIRLVSSAKSWLCHPTLDRRAASLPVGSPEEVPRISPLDASARYLAHLRAAWDAEVAKGDPALALDRQAVTLTVPASFDAVARELTVEAARQAGLSEPVLLEEPQAALYAWVEAMGDGWRKLVQVGDLILVVDVGGGTTDFSLIAVVDRDGELGLERVAVGDHLLLGGDNMDLALAHRLQQKLADAGKTIDRWQLLALTHGARQAKELLFADRARMSVPVTIPGRGSSLMGGALRVELTRGELNSTLVDGFLPRVDVTARPAAQRRAALTTLGLPYASDPAITRQLAAFLSRQREALDASSAPVPRLSGKAFLHPTALLFNGGVMKAAELEERVREVVAGWVAAEGGAAPRALPGVDLDLAVAKGAASYGRVRGGRGIRIRGGTARAYYVGVETAAPAVPGLPPPVEALCVAPMGMEEGTAAELPRRELGLVVGEPARFRFFASSLRRDDRVGAVVEREAELEELPPIETTLPAASGEAGQVVPVALRAHVTELGTLELEAADAQGRAWRVEFNLRAAEQPQA, encoded by the coding sequence GTGAAGCGAGGGGCGGCCTACGCGGTCGGGATCGACCTCGGCACGACCCACTCCGCGCTCGCCTACCTCCCCCTCGGCGAGGAGCGCGCCGCCCCGCGGGTGCTCGGCATCCCGCAGCTCGTCCACCCCGGCGAGGTGGCGGACCGCCCCCTCCTGCCCTCCTACCTCTACCTGCCGCACGCCGCCGAGCTGGCCGACGAGGCGCTGCGGCTCCCCTGGACCCCGCCCGGCCCCGCGCCGCGCGAGGTGGTGGGCGAGCTCGCCCGCGCCCAGGGCGCGCTCACCCCCATCCGCCTCGTCTCCTCCGCGAAGAGCTGGCTCTGCCACCCCACCCTCGACCGGCGCGCGGCGTCGCTCCCGGTCGGCAGCCCGGAGGAGGTGCCGCGCATCTCCCCGCTGGACGCGTCGGCCCGCTACCTCGCCCACCTGCGGGCGGCCTGGGACGCCGAGGTGGCGAAGGGCGACCCGGCGCTGGCGCTCGACCGGCAGGCGGTGACGCTCACCGTGCCCGCCTCGTTCGACGCGGTGGCGCGCGAGCTCACGGTGGAGGCGGCGCGGCAGGCGGGCCTCTCCGAGCCGGTGCTGCTGGAGGAGCCGCAGGCGGCGCTCTACGCCTGGGTCGAGGCGATGGGGGACGGCTGGCGCAAGCTGGTCCAGGTCGGCGACCTCATCCTGGTCGTCGACGTCGGCGGCGGCACCACCGACTTCAGCCTCATCGCGGTGGTGGACCGCGACGGCGAGCTGGGGCTGGAGCGGGTGGCGGTGGGGGACCACCTCCTGCTCGGCGGCGACAACATGGACCTCGCGCTCGCCCACCGGCTGCAGCAGAAGCTGGCCGACGCCGGGAAGACCATCGACCGCTGGCAGCTCCTCGCCCTCACCCACGGCGCGCGGCAGGCGAAGGAGCTGCTCTTCGCCGACCGCGCCAGGATGAGCGTCCCGGTGACCATCCCCGGGCGCGGCTCGAGCCTCATGGGCGGCGCGCTGCGGGTGGAGCTCACCCGCGGCGAGCTCAACTCCACGCTGGTGGACGGCTTCCTGCCACGGGTCGACGTCACCGCCCGGCCCGCGGCCCAGCGCCGGGCCGCGCTCACCACCCTCGGGCTCCCCTACGCCTCGGACCCGGCCATCACCCGCCAGCTGGCGGCCTTCCTGTCGCGGCAGCGCGAGGCGCTCGACGCCTCGTCCGCGCCGGTGCCGCGGCTCTCCGGGAAGGCGTTCCTCCACCCCACCGCGCTCCTCTTCAACGGCGGCGTCATGAAGGCGGCCGAGCTCGAGGAGCGCGTGCGTGAGGTGGTCGCCGGCTGGGTGGCGGCCGAGGGCGGCGCGGCGCCGCGCGCGCTGCCGGGCGTGGACCTCGACCTGGCGGTGGCGAAGGGGGCCGCCAGCTACGGCCGGGTCCGCGGCGGCCGCGGCATCCGCATCCGCGGCGGCACCGCCCGCGCCTACTACGTGGGCGTCGAGACCGCGGCGCCGGCCGTGCCCGGGCTCCCGCCGCCGGTCGAGGCGCTCTGCGTCGCGCCCATGGGCATGGAGGAGGGCACGGCCGCCGAGCTGCCGCGGCGCGAGCTGGGGCTCGTGGTGGGCGAGCCGGCCCGCTTCCGCTTCTTCGCGTCGTCCCTGCGGCGCGACGACCGGGTGGGCGCGGTGGTGGAGCGCGAGGCGGAGCTGGAGGAGCTGCCGCCCATCGAGACGACGCTGCCCGCCGCCAGCGGCGAGGCGGGGCAGGTGGTGCCGGTCGCGCTGCGGGCGCACGTCACCGAGCTCGGCACGCTCGAGCTCGAGGCCGCCGACGCGCAGGGCCGCGCCTGGAGGGTGGAGTTCAACCTCCGCGCGGCGGAGCAGCCGCAGGCTTAG
- a CDS encoding Hsp70 family protein, with product MSATPSRFLVGIDLGTIHTALAYVDLAAEGDPAEALRVLAVPQLVAPGEVGERRLLPSSAYLPGEHELPPGARRLPWGEPDVVVGELARAQGARVPGRLVASAKSWLSHPRVDRTAAILPWGAPEGVPRLSPVAASALYLGHLRDAWAWSFPEHPLPEQEVVLTVPASFDEVARELTLRAAREAGLDRVTLLEEPQAAFYDFATRHRADLAGALGGRRLVLVCDVGGGTTDLTLIHAAPGEGAAPRLTRLAVGDHLLLGGDNVDVTLARQVEARLGARLDAVQWSLLVQACREAKERLLSPGGGRRAPALPFRETGGGEGRAAAEGAPPEALTIAIPGRGSRLVGGTLSAELTRPEVLAVLLDGFFPRTGPDELPRQRGRGGLLELGLPYEAEPAVTRHALAFLRDHAEEVAAATGRAAALPRPDALLLNGGVFTPPAVRERLREVVSSWFPGAPPVDLLDAEALDLAVARGAAAFALVRRGLGLRIGGGAPRAYYVGVDTAGEQAQAICLVPRHAEEGAEIEVPRTFALRLDQPVRFPLYATTRARFERPGDAVAVEGAGLQPLPPVETVLRSDVAGGPGGARPGAPAHLPVRLRAALTEIGTLEVFCVAEDRDARWKLEFGLRGGAGDEAPSEVAALPRRFEEARELVDRCYGKKAAPVDRREVKGLARALEKALGPREQWGLPLLRELWAALHAGMARRRRSADHERQWLTLTGYALRPGFGAPLDAWRAARTFAAFGEGLQFQAEPHNWQAWWILWRRIAGGLDEAAQERVLEAVLPFLAPPDPRRAKPKVAGVRPEAVDEMVRLAASLERVAPARKRAAGEAVLERLDREGPAPHLLWAVGRLGARVPFHGSGHACVAPEVAEAWLARLLAVPARPADLVFPVAQLARMSGDRARDLAPEARDEALAALRRAGASPALLRTVEEPVALEVADEQRVFGESLPAGLVLL from the coding sequence GTGTCCGCCACGCCATCGCGCTTTCTCGTCGGCATCGACCTCGGGACCATCCACACCGCGCTCGCCTACGTCGACCTCGCCGCCGAGGGGGATCCGGCCGAGGCGCTGCGCGTGCTGGCCGTCCCGCAGCTCGTGGCGCCGGGCGAGGTGGGCGAGCGGCGCCTCCTGCCCTCGAGCGCGTACCTCCCCGGTGAGCACGAGCTGCCGCCCGGCGCGCGCCGCCTGCCCTGGGGCGAGCCGGACGTGGTGGTGGGGGAGCTGGCGCGGGCGCAGGGGGCGCGCGTCCCCGGGCGGCTCGTCGCCTCCGCCAAGAGCTGGCTCAGCCACCCGCGGGTGGACCGCACCGCCGCCATCCTGCCCTGGGGCGCGCCCGAGGGCGTCCCGCGGCTCTCGCCGGTGGCCGCCTCGGCGCTCTACCTCGGCCACCTGCGCGACGCCTGGGCGTGGAGCTTCCCGGAGCACCCGCTGCCCGAGCAGGAGGTGGTGCTCACGGTGCCCGCCTCGTTCGACGAGGTGGCCCGGGAGCTCACCCTGCGCGCGGCCCGCGAGGCGGGGCTCGACCGCGTGACGCTGCTCGAGGAGCCGCAGGCGGCGTTCTACGACTTCGCCACCCGGCACCGCGCCGATCTGGCGGGCGCGCTGGGCGGGCGGCGGCTGGTGCTCGTCTGCGACGTCGGGGGCGGGACGACCGATCTCACGCTCATCCACGCCGCGCCGGGCGAGGGCGCGGCCCCGCGGCTGACGCGCCTGGCGGTCGGCGACCACCTCCTCCTCGGCGGCGACAACGTGGACGTCACCCTGGCGCGGCAGGTCGAGGCGCGGCTCGGGGCGCGCCTCGACGCGGTGCAGTGGTCCCTGCTGGTGCAGGCGTGCCGGGAGGCGAAGGAGAGGCTCCTCTCGCCCGGAGGCGGGCGACGAGCCCCCGCCCTACCGTTCCGGGAGACCGGCGGGGGAGAGGGTCGAGCCGCCGCGGAGGGGGCGCCGCCGGAGGCCCTCACGATCGCGATCCCCGGGCGCGGCAGCCGGCTCGTGGGCGGGACGCTCTCGGCGGAGCTCACCCGCCCCGAGGTCCTGGCGGTCCTCCTGGACGGGTTCTTCCCGCGCACCGGGCCGGACGAGCTGCCGCGGCAGCGCGGGCGGGGGGGGCTGCTCGAGCTCGGCCTCCCCTACGAGGCCGAGCCGGCGGTGACGCGCCACGCGCTCGCCTTCCTCCGCGACCACGCCGAGGAGGTGGCCGCCGCCACCGGCCGCGCCGCCGCCCTCCCCCGCCCCGACGCGCTGCTCCTCAACGGCGGCGTCTTCACGCCGCCGGCCGTCCGCGAGCGGCTGCGCGAGGTGGTGTCGAGCTGGTTCCCGGGCGCGCCGCCGGTGGACCTGCTCGACGCGGAGGCGCTCGACCTGGCGGTGGCGCGCGGCGCCGCCGCCTTCGCGCTGGTGCGGCGCGGGCTCGGCCTGCGCATCGGCGGCGGCGCCCCGCGCGCCTACTACGTCGGGGTGGACACGGCCGGCGAGCAGGCGCAGGCGATCTGCCTCGTCCCGCGCCACGCCGAGGAGGGCGCGGAGATCGAGGTGCCGCGCACCTTCGCGCTGCGCCTCGACCAGCCGGTGCGCTTCCCACTCTACGCCACCACCCGCGCCCGCTTCGAGCGCCCCGGGGACGCGGTGGCGGTGGAGGGCGCCGGGCTGCAGCCGCTGCCGCCGGTCGAGACGGTGCTGCGCTCGGACGTGGCCGGCGGCCCCGGCGGCGCCAGGCCGGGCGCGCCAGCCCACCTGCCGGTGCGGCTGCGGGCGGCGCTGACCGAGATCGGCACGCTGGAGGTGTTCTGCGTGGCGGAGGACCGCGACGCGCGGTGGAAGCTCGAGTTCGGGCTGCGCGGCGGCGCGGGCGACGAGGCCCCCTCGGAGGTGGCGGCGCTCCCCCGGCGCTTCGAGGAGGCGCGGGAGCTCGTGGACCGCTGCTATGGCAAGAAGGCGGCGCCGGTGGACCGGCGCGAGGTGAAGGGCCTGGCGCGCGCGCTCGAGAAGGCGCTCGGGCCGCGCGAGCAGTGGGGCCTGCCGCTCCTGCGCGAGCTGTGGGCCGCGCTCCACGCCGGCATGGCGCGGCGCCGGCGCAGCGCCGACCACGAGCGGCAGTGGCTCACGCTCACCGGCTACGCGCTCCGCCCCGGCTTCGGCGCGCCGCTCGACGCCTGGCGCGCCGCCCGCACCTTCGCCGCCTTCGGCGAGGGGCTCCAGTTCCAGGCCGAGCCCCACAACTGGCAGGCCTGGTGGATCCTGTGGCGGCGCATCGCGGGCGGCCTCGACGAGGCGGCGCAGGAGCGCGTCCTCGAGGCCGTCCTGCCGTTCCTCGCGCCGCCCGACCCGCGCCGCGCCAAGCCCAAGGTGGCCGGGGTGCGCCCGGAGGCGGTGGACGAGATGGTGCGGCTCGCCGCCAGCCTCGAGCGCGTCGCGCCCGCCCGCAAGCGCGCCGCGGGCGAGGCGGTGCTGGAGCGGCTCGACCGCGAGGGACCGGCGCCGCACCTCCTGTGGGCGGTGGGCCGGCTGGGGGCGCGGGTCCCCTTCCACGGCAGCGGCCACGCCTGCGTCGCCCCCGAGGTGGCCGAGGCGTGGCTGGCGCGGCTCCTCGCAGTGCCGGCGCGGCCGGCGGATCTGGTCTTCCCCGTCGCGCAGCTGGCGCGCATGTCGGGCGACCGCGCGCGCGACCTCGCGCCCGAGGCGCGCGACGAGGCGCTCGCGGCGCTGCGGCGCGCTGGGGCCTCGCCGGCGCTGCTCCGGACGGTGGAGGAGCCGGTGGCGCTCGAGGTGGCGGACGAGCAGCGCGTCTTCGGCGAGAGCCTGCCGGCGGGGCTCGTGCTCCTGTGA
- a CDS encoding GNAT family N-acetyltransferase, with protein MAHEQASTLARLASHWSRPGPVAQDLLAETRDALAGVHPAELPHVAALVETLLGRTRSPEARLPARRALFTLLDASRRRFFTQALPAEQVPDWTRLLVGVIDRADYTLGEVLRSREETDPRTVAMRVLGADATELTVADVARRTRSIARGILSLMRDEPDGKVAILSENSLETALCDLACLTNGIVDFPLPANAVAEHVVYMLRHSGARVLVASDEEQLAKVLPALSSLPELREVVVVSPGCADRHGLLSLEQMVGQGGGAFDDVVRVTRAAEVRSRDLATVMYTSGTTGRPKGIAFSQLNVVSKRLCRGFALPQVGEGDVFLSYLPLYHTFGRYLELCASLWWGATYVFARSTSHASLLEDFKAVRPTLFISVPKKWIELHDTAVQEAASDDLEETAAHLKALTGGRLRYGLSAAGYLDPLVFKAFHRAGIELCSGYGMTEATGGVTMTPPGEYFDQSIGTALPGVECRRAEDGELLIRGPYVSEGYWGPGGIDRGLDADGWFGTGDLVSEDALGHFRIVGRKKEIYKNRAGQTIAPQRVENLFRDFDAVAQAFLVGDHREYNTLLIWPNYATQPALRDLSPADLNELLSSLVASANRFLAPFERVVAFQVLPRALDEAHGELTHKLSFKREVVERNWSELVERMYVQKHLALTVDGMFLRIPNWVLREMGVLQHEVRLEDGRLQAGARSMRVGADPAAPGAMRLGDLAYTVPASVFDFGALLARPALWLGNEELVAFIGEEAFHSLVARRRRAASEIQLDARVWPAPTHSRVSRLVDAVEVERTTFHSIHAAGELLRAERPEARRAVAHLQSGVSAGRSEHATVCRALLRRAADSPDEEIRRRAFRALLPEEDAEETLATLRLFLDRLGPMALRDEDLAILGERGLSDPQVAVLLASLSADAALDEVRDPSERRLLVGTMRLLVAHANTHPRWYAAVRVPLARLSMHDDEELGARASEELDRLRRGFSNWIGPNLRLAIDPESGNEYGWKDVIGFEHGIGERTRELLLRAIIDTTLVRASCFLFGRGALLSLADIPPGGATVSYLGTGHGKAVFRLSIHTRARETFDSAINLVSAMHPAELREEISWLLAAGAPPPLVEAFGGYYPEYGIFTEEYIPGDHVARQVERLERHGETKRLKTLWPYLAWSALSAHIAFWDRTGRKLAVREPSPEAFIVPSHDYHTGTRLVSISDRCACGSFDELLDRFQDFFLNRVEASRPDLAGEVSETMLFSAAVEALGLTRARALLEVAARIDRRGPAIAAFLEAVRDGGYTPLRVHFAARRFARWLAATPAATVEARGKMLGELWGTYRLSELEATWPDTRIRFFRQTVFAGARAELGAALDRLMQRARSVSMLGLDLEEQVAAHRAALRTTAEEDYFLARMTYRYLAPTDDAQLISLPAGDKQVTEVVMGLRDEQGERFWVRAPATPREAARLLQLFHEANLQVTFTAEHEFLVALDGDETVMGGVFYRWVAPDRAHMEKLVMARKHRGQGIADGLMGEFFRRLRAHGATAVETGYYQPEYLSRFGFRTDPTSGGLVSDLAAEPTPPAPPSPVAAAASR; from the coding sequence ATGGCTCACGAGCAGGCTTCCACGCTGGCGAGGCTGGCCTCGCACTGGTCCCGGCCCGGTCCGGTGGCCCAGGACCTGCTCGCCGAGACCCGCGACGCGCTGGCCGGGGTGCACCCGGCCGAGCTCCCCCACGTCGCCGCGCTGGTGGAGACGCTGCTCGGCCGCACGCGCTCCCCCGAGGCGCGCCTGCCGGCCCGGCGGGCGCTCTTCACGCTGCTCGACGCCAGCCGCCGCCGCTTCTTCACCCAGGCGCTGCCGGCGGAGCAGGTGCCCGACTGGACCCGCCTCCTCGTCGGCGTGATCGACCGCGCCGACTACACGCTCGGCGAGGTGCTGCGCTCGCGCGAGGAGACCGACCCGCGCACCGTCGCCATGCGCGTGCTGGGCGCGGACGCGACCGAGCTCACCGTGGCCGACGTGGCGCGCCGGACCCGCTCCATCGCGCGCGGCATCCTGTCGCTCATGCGCGACGAGCCGGACGGGAAGGTCGCCATCCTGTCCGAGAACTCGCTCGAGACGGCGCTGTGCGATCTGGCGTGCCTGACGAACGGCATCGTCGACTTCCCGCTCCCCGCCAACGCGGTGGCGGAGCACGTGGTGTACATGCTGCGCCACTCCGGCGCGCGCGTCCTCGTCGCCTCCGACGAGGAGCAGCTGGCGAAGGTCCTGCCGGCGCTCTCGAGCCTGCCCGAGCTGCGCGAGGTGGTGGTGGTCTCGCCGGGCTGCGCCGACCGGCACGGGCTCCTCTCCCTGGAGCAGATGGTGGGCCAGGGCGGGGGCGCCTTCGACGACGTGGTGCGCGTCACCCGCGCCGCCGAGGTGCGGAGCCGCGACCTCGCGACCGTGATGTACACCTCCGGCACCACCGGGCGGCCGAAGGGCATCGCCTTCTCGCAGCTCAACGTGGTCTCGAAGCGCCTCTGCCGCGGCTTCGCGCTGCCGCAGGTGGGCGAGGGCGACGTCTTCCTCAGCTACCTGCCGCTCTACCACACGTTCGGCCGGTACCTGGAGCTGTGCGCCTCGCTGTGGTGGGGCGCCACCTACGTCTTCGCGCGCAGCACCTCGCACGCCTCGCTCCTCGAGGACTTCAAGGCCGTCCGCCCCACCCTCTTCATCAGCGTGCCGAAGAAGTGGATCGAGCTGCACGACACCGCGGTGCAGGAGGCCGCCTCGGACGACCTGGAGGAGACCGCCGCCCACCTCAAGGCGCTCACCGGGGGGCGGCTCCGCTACGGCCTCTCCGCCGCCGGCTACCTCGACCCCCTCGTCTTCAAGGCCTTCCACCGCGCCGGGATCGAGCTCTGCTCCGGCTACGGCATGACCGAGGCCACCGGCGGCGTCACCATGACGCCGCCCGGGGAGTACTTCGACCAGTCGATCGGGACCGCGCTGCCGGGCGTCGAGTGCCGCCGCGCCGAGGACGGCGAGCTGCTCATCCGCGGGCCGTACGTGAGCGAGGGGTACTGGGGACCCGGCGGGATCGACCGCGGGCTCGACGCGGACGGCTGGTTCGGCACCGGCGACCTGGTCTCAGAGGACGCGCTCGGCCACTTCCGGATCGTCGGCCGCAAGAAGGAGATCTACAAGAACCGCGCCGGGCAGACGATCGCCCCGCAGCGGGTGGAGAACCTGTTCCGCGACTTCGACGCGGTGGCGCAGGCGTTCCTGGTCGGCGATCACCGCGAGTACAACACGCTCCTCATCTGGCCGAACTACGCCACCCAGCCGGCGCTGCGCGACCTCTCCCCGGCCGACCTCAACGAGCTCCTCTCCTCGCTCGTCGCCTCGGCCAACCGCTTCCTGGCGCCCTTCGAGCGGGTGGTGGCGTTCCAGGTGCTGCCGCGCGCGCTCGACGAGGCGCACGGCGAGCTCACCCACAAGCTGTCGTTCAAGCGCGAGGTGGTCGAGCGCAACTGGTCGGAGCTCGTCGAGCGGATGTACGTCCAGAAGCACCTCGCGCTGACCGTGGACGGGATGTTCCTGCGCATCCCGAACTGGGTGCTGCGCGAGATGGGCGTGCTCCAGCACGAGGTGCGGCTGGAGGACGGGCGGCTCCAGGCGGGCGCGCGCTCGATGCGGGTGGGCGCCGACCCCGCCGCCCCCGGGGCGATGCGGCTCGGCGATCTCGCCTACACGGTGCCGGCCTCGGTCTTCGACTTCGGCGCGCTGCTGGCGCGGCCGGCGCTGTGGCTCGGCAACGAGGAGCTGGTCGCCTTCATCGGGGAGGAGGCCTTCCACTCCCTCGTCGCCCGCCGCCGGCGCGCCGCGAGCGAGATCCAGCTCGACGCGCGGGTCTGGCCCGCGCCCACCCACTCGCGCGTCTCGCGGCTCGTCGACGCGGTCGAGGTGGAGCGCACCACCTTCCACAGCATCCACGCGGCGGGCGAGCTGCTCCGCGCCGAGCGGCCGGAGGCGCGGCGGGCGGTGGCGCACCTCCAGTCCGGGGTCTCGGCCGGCCGCAGCGAGCACGCCACGGTCTGCCGGGCACTGCTGCGCCGCGCCGCCGACTCGCCCGACGAGGAGATCCGCCGCCGCGCCTTCCGCGCGCTCCTGCCCGAGGAGGACGCGGAGGAGACCCTCGCCACCCTGCGCCTCTTCCTCGACCGGCTCGGCCCCATGGCGCTCCGCGACGAGGACCTCGCCATCCTGGGCGAGCGCGGCCTCTCGGACCCGCAGGTGGCGGTGCTGCTCGCCTCGCTCTCGGCCGACGCGGCGCTGGACGAGGTGCGCGACCCCTCGGAGCGGCGGCTGCTGGTCGGGACGATGCGCCTCCTCGTCGCGCACGCCAACACGCACCCGCGGTGGTACGCGGCGGTGCGGGTCCCGCTGGCGCGGCTGTCGATGCACGACGACGAGGAGCTGGGGGCGCGCGCCAGCGAGGAGCTCGACCGGCTGCGCCGCGGGTTCTCCAACTGGATCGGGCCGAACCTCCGGCTCGCCATCGACCCGGAGAGCGGCAACGAGTACGGCTGGAAGGACGTCATCGGATTCGAGCACGGCATCGGCGAGCGCACCCGCGAGCTCCTCCTGCGCGCCATCATCGACACCACGCTGGTGCGCGCCTCCTGCTTCCTCTTCGGGCGGGGCGCGCTCCTCTCCCTGGCCGACATCCCGCCCGGCGGCGCCACCGTGAGCTACCTCGGCACCGGTCACGGCAAGGCGGTGTTCCGGCTCTCCATCCACACCCGGGCCCGCGAGACCTTCGACAGCGCCATCAACCTCGTCTCGGCCATGCACCCGGCCGAGCTGCGGGAGGAGATCTCCTGGCTGCTCGCCGCCGGCGCCCCGCCGCCGCTGGTGGAGGCGTTCGGCGGCTACTACCCGGAGTACGGCATCTTCACCGAGGAGTACATCCCGGGCGACCACGTGGCGCGGCAGGTGGAGCGGCTCGAGCGCCACGGCGAGACGAAGCGGCTCAAGACGCTCTGGCCGTACCTGGCCTGGTCGGCGCTGTCGGCCCACATCGCGTTCTGGGACCGCACCGGCCGGAAGCTCGCCGTCCGCGAGCCCTCGCCCGAGGCGTTCATCGTGCCGTCGCACGACTACCACACCGGCACGCGCCTCGTGTCCATCTCCGACCGCTGCGCCTGCGGCTCGTTCGACGAGCTGCTGGACCGCTTCCAGGACTTCTTCCTGAACCGGGTCGAGGCCTCCCGCCCCGACCTGGCGGGCGAGGTGAGCGAGACCATGCTCTTCTCGGCCGCGGTGGAGGCGCTGGGGCTGACGCGCGCCCGGGCGCTCCTGGAGGTGGCCGCCCGCATCGACCGCCGCGGCCCCGCCATCGCCGCCTTCCTGGAGGCGGTGCGCGACGGCGGCTACACCCCGCTCCGGGTCCACTTCGCCGCCCGCCGGTTCGCGCGCTGGCTCGCGGCCACCCCGGCCGCGACGGTGGAGGCGCGGGGCAAGATGCTGGGCGAGCTGTGGGGGACCTACCGGCTCTCCGAGCTCGAGGCGACCTGGCCCGACACGCGCATCCGGTTCTTCCGCCAGACCGTCTTCGCCGGGGCGCGGGCCGAGCTCGGCGCCGCGCTCGACCGGCTCATGCAGCGCGCCCGCTCCGTCTCGATGCTCGGCCTCGATCTGGAGGAGCAGGTGGCGGCCCACCGGGCCGCGCTGCGCACCACCGCGGAGGAGGACTACTTCCTCGCCCGCATGACCTACCGCTACCTCGCGCCCACCGACGACGCGCAGCTCATCTCGCTGCCCGCCGGCGACAAGCAGGTGACCGAGGTGGTCATGGGCCTGCGCGACGAGCAGGGCGAGCGCTTCTGGGTGCGGGCGCCGGCCACGCCGCGCGAGGCGGCGCGCCTGCTGCAGCTCTTCCACGAGGCGAACCTGCAGGTCACCTTCACCGCCGAGCACGAGTTCCTGGTGGCGCTCGACGGCGACGAGACGGTCATGGGCGGGGTCTTCTACCGGTGGGTGGCGCCCGACCGCGCGCACATGGAGAAGCTGGTCATGGCCCGCAAACACCGCGGGCAAGGGATCGCCGACGGCCTCATGGGCGAGTTCTTCCGCCGCCTGCGCGCCCACGGCGCCACCGCCGTCGAGACCGGCTACTACCAGCCGGAGTACCTGAGCCGCTTCGGGTTCCGGACCGACCCCACCTCGGGCGGGCTGGTCTCGGATCTCGCGGCCGAGCCCACCCCGCCGGCGCCGCCCTCGCCCGTCGCGGCCGCCGCCTCGAGATGA